One window of Streptococcus suis genomic DNA carries:
- a CDS encoding cytidine/deoxycytidylate deaminase family protein yields the protein MSTNRLAWDEYFASQALLIANRATCKRAKVGAILVKDNKVIATGYNGSVSGTEHCLDQECLMIDGHCARTLHAEVNAILQGAERGIPKGFTAYVTHFPCLNCSKQLLQVGCKRVVYINEYRMDDYAHYLYKEKGCELVHLPLEDVKQAIQDAEFI from the coding sequence ATGTCAACAAATCGTCTAGCTTGGGATGAATATTTTGCGTCGCAGGCGCTTTTGATTGCCAATCGTGCTACCTGCAAGCGTGCCAAGGTCGGTGCGATCTTGGTCAAGGACAATAAAGTAATTGCGACAGGCTATAATGGTTCGGTTTCTGGTACAGAGCATTGTTTGGATCAAGAATGCCTGATGATTGACGGTCACTGTGCCCGAACCCTCCACGCAGAAGTCAATGCGATTTTGCAAGGAGCAGAGCGAGGTATCCCCAAAGGATTTACTGCCTATGTGACACATTTCCCCTGCCTGAATTGCTCCAAACAGCTCCTGCAAGTGGGCTGCAAACGAGTGGTTTATATCAATGAGTACCGTATGGACGACTATGCCCACTATCTCTACAAGGAGAAGGGCTGTGAACTGGTTCATCTGCCATTAGAAGACGTCAAACAGGCCATTCAAGATGCAGAATTTATATAG